A single genomic interval of Arthrobacter sp. NicSoilB8 harbors:
- a CDS encoding DUF6379 domain-containing protein has product MLLERDLIQSVGFRNVTDGGRVTGFQFRVRMPSYRGMAASLVDGIAVRVGNIVDVGPDVPLWTFGGRTYTLQQLWDSDGVRWPLEEAAVVTVPLDGGLPQGVHELSVELRLRMSYIPLEHQPTVHRTSRKVTLAPEGGEGSFRYGVSLYSFMGDYGTVMDLETALAAVADVGATGVEILGEGHIPGYPEPSPAWIDSWFGLLEKYSLEPTNYGSWIDTRLHPGRTMTVAEGADALQRDLRLASQLGFGFVRPKIGVVSSDLIPDPIWTESVERSLDLAHELGIIICPEIHSPTPIKHPVVEDYIALIERTGTKNFGLLIDTGIFQDRPIPLREGETRETRPAFLDGIGVDPADFAAIAQYVVFVQAKFHDINEQLEDQQIPWLPVLTALKNSGYTGYLSSEYEGERTPWRAIEQVRRQHALIRRIAGGLT; this is encoded by the coding sequence ATGCTTCTCGAAAGAGACCTCATCCAGTCCGTCGGCTTCCGCAACGTAACGGACGGCGGACGTGTCACCGGCTTTCAGTTCCGGGTTCGAATGCCTTCCTACCGGGGCATGGCCGCGTCCCTCGTGGACGGCATCGCCGTCCGCGTTGGCAACATCGTCGACGTCGGACCTGACGTTCCGCTGTGGACGTTCGGCGGGCGGACCTACACCCTGCAACAGCTCTGGGACAGCGACGGCGTGCGCTGGCCCCTTGAGGAAGCGGCCGTGGTGACCGTACCCCTCGACGGCGGCCTCCCGCAGGGCGTCCACGAGCTCTCCGTCGAACTGCGGCTGCGCATGTCCTACATCCCTCTGGAGCACCAGCCCACCGTGCACCGGACCAGCCGCAAGGTGACGCTCGCGCCGGAAGGCGGCGAAGGCTCCTTCCGCTACGGCGTTTCCCTGTACAGCTTCATGGGCGACTACGGCACGGTCATGGATCTGGAAACGGCGCTGGCCGCCGTCGCGGATGTGGGCGCCACCGGCGTCGAGATCCTCGGAGAAGGCCACATCCCTGGCTATCCGGAACCGTCCCCCGCCTGGATCGACAGCTGGTTCGGCCTCCTGGAGAAGTACTCGCTGGAGCCCACAAACTACGGCTCCTGGATTGACACCCGTCTACACCCGGGACGGACCATGACTGTTGCCGAGGGCGCCGATGCCCTGCAGCGGGACCTGCGGCTTGCCAGCCAATTGGGGTTTGGGTTCGTGCGCCCCAAGATCGGCGTCGTGTCCAGCGACCTGATCCCGGACCCCATCTGGACCGAGTCCGTGGAACGCTCCCTTGATCTGGCCCATGAACTGGGGATCATCATCTGCCCGGAGATCCACTCGCCAACGCCCATCAAACACCCCGTCGTCGAGGACTACATCGCACTCATCGAGCGCACGGGCACCAAGAACTTCGGCCTTCTCATCGATACCGGGATCTTCCAGGACCGGCCCATCCCCCTGCGCGAAGGGGAAACCCGCGAGACGCGGCCGGCCTTCCTTGACGGCATCGGCGTCGATCCCGCCGACTTCGCGGCCATCGCACAGTACGTTGTGTTCGTCCAGGCGAAGTTCCACGACATCAACGAGCAGCTGGAAGACCAGCAGATTCCGTGGCTGCCCGTGCTCACAGCCCTCAAGAACTCCGGTTACACCGGCTACCTCTCCAGCGAATACGAAGGCGAACGCACTCCCTGGCGTGCCATTGAGCAGGTGCGGCGCCAGCACGCCCTGATCCGCCGCATCGCCGGCGGACTTACCTGA
- a CDS encoding ATP-binding cassette domain-containing protein produces MTFRPAPIRAAAALAAVFIAARVVYRILFNGAGIGEPVLLNLPPVPLPAPFAHVVLLGPVTAPGLWAAVLSALPIAAMILGFGLLNAWVDVARGFRHLARGGPLQGTARTLVVAWAALPALSDAVTSVRLAFRLRGERFGARALVPVLERTLEHAGRVAAALELRGFGSRAAHQPAHNAEAPILVRDAQFRIGDAKVRVAGFRPPGGSISVLTGPTGSGKSTILRGLAGLLSHVDGGEISGTVRVAGTDRAAAPPRDTARHIGVVLQNPRAAFATTRVRDEISLALELRGVASGAATARVLEVAERIGVSALLDRNVSTLSAGEATLVAIAAAVVDHPVLLLVDEPLADLDTAARERVIAVLEALARDAGVYVIVAEHRAESLVSVADAWWTIDDGALVAGVAPTAPAPAVAHATPAPDTEHAPVLTATKLAVHRAGKPLVRDASLALHRGEVVALVGPNGAGKSSFLVALALGDGTADGVMVDGGRVALVPDASDDLFTRDTVAAELRAAERRRDRASRRSNRRRSNRRCPGNGQVTPRPAESHLARLRGDIRMPIGHEHPRDLSAGERRILAIALQTMDDPQVLLIDEPTRGLDAEARTAVAAALRAAADDGAAVLIATHDLDFANGLGARILPMRDGVAPSSVAETAPACAVTAQSNTAQSVTTQHIAAPRIAAPRLIDLPPDNPDAATKARHIRMPRGVEVAVLAAANLLALAAFCWPLLAAALPEDAAAALPYAALAIAPLAAVAVVVSLDGSVRSAHTVALLGVLAAIGSAVRVASTGVGGVEAVFILLILAGRAFGARFGLLLGAATIAVSSVMWGGLGPWTPFQIFACAWVGAGAGLLPRGVRGRAELWMLCGYGALASYAFGLMTNLWFWPFAVGAGTGISYVPGAPLATNLSSFLLYSLLTSTAGWDTLRAITTIVGITLVGRAVLAALRRVKPVSSAGGQAALAQSAEDRDRLQIGV; encoded by the coding sequence ATGACCTTTCGACCCGCGCCGATACGCGCAGCGGCGGCTCTCGCTGCCGTCTTCATCGCGGCGCGGGTCGTCTACCGCATTCTCTTCAACGGGGCGGGCATCGGCGAACCGGTTCTGCTGAACCTGCCGCCGGTGCCGCTGCCTGCCCCGTTCGCCCATGTGGTCCTCCTCGGTCCGGTCACGGCGCCCGGCCTGTGGGCGGCCGTCCTGTCCGCCCTGCCGATCGCCGCGATGATCCTCGGCTTCGGCCTGCTCAACGCCTGGGTCGACGTGGCCCGCGGCTTCCGGCATCTGGCCCGCGGCGGCCCCCTGCAGGGTACGGCCCGGACGCTGGTAGTGGCGTGGGCGGCGCTTCCCGCCCTTTCCGACGCCGTCACCTCCGTGCGCCTGGCGTTCCGGTTGCGGGGCGAACGCTTCGGAGCCCGCGCCCTTGTCCCGGTTCTCGAGCGCACCCTCGAGCACGCCGGCCGGGTGGCCGCGGCCCTTGAGTTGCGCGGCTTCGGCAGCCGGGCAGCACACCAGCCCGCCCACAACGCCGAAGCGCCGATTCTTGTCCGGGACGCACAATTCCGTATTGGTGACGCAAAGGTGCGCGTCGCCGGGTTCAGACCGCCGGGCGGGTCAATTTCAGTCCTTACCGGGCCGACTGGATCCGGCAAGTCCACGATTCTGCGAGGTCTCGCGGGCCTGCTTTCCCATGTTGACGGCGGGGAAATTTCCGGCACGGTGCGCGTCGCCGGGACGGACCGTGCCGCCGCGCCGCCGCGCGACACCGCCCGCCACATCGGCGTCGTCCTTCAGAACCCCCGCGCCGCCTTCGCCACCACCCGGGTCCGGGACGAAATCTCCCTCGCCCTTGAGCTACGCGGCGTGGCTTCCGGTGCCGCCACGGCCCGGGTGCTGGAGGTCGCGGAGCGCATCGGAGTGTCGGCACTGCTGGACCGCAATGTCAGCACCCTCTCGGCGGGTGAGGCGACGCTCGTAGCCATCGCCGCCGCGGTTGTGGACCATCCGGTTCTCCTCCTGGTTGACGAGCCCCTGGCCGACCTTGACACCGCAGCACGCGAACGTGTCATCGCCGTCCTCGAGGCCCTCGCCCGCGACGCGGGTGTCTACGTCATCGTGGCGGAGCACCGGGCGGAGTCGCTCGTCTCCGTGGCCGATGCCTGGTGGACCATCGACGACGGCGCCCTGGTGGCGGGCGTCGCGCCGACCGCTCCGGCCCCGGCCGTTGCGCACGCAACCCCCGCTCCGGACACGGAGCACGCGCCCGTGCTGACTGCGACAAAACTCGCGGTGCACCGCGCGGGCAAGCCGCTGGTGCGCGACGCTTCCCTGGCCCTGCACCGCGGTGAAGTGGTCGCCCTGGTGGGGCCGAACGGGGCCGGGAAGTCGTCCTTCCTCGTGGCACTCGCCCTGGGTGACGGCACGGCCGACGGCGTCATGGTCGACGGCGGCCGCGTCGCCCTTGTGCCGGACGCCTCCGACGACCTCTTCACGAGGGACACCGTCGCGGCAGAGCTCAGGGCGGCGGAACGACGGCGGGACCGGGCGTCCCGTCGTTCAAACCGGCGCCGTTCCAACCGGCGCTGCCCAGGCAACGGCCAGGTCACGCCCCGGCCCGCGGAATCGCATCTGGCGCGCCTGCGCGGGGACATCCGGATGCCCATCGGACACGAGCACCCGCGGGACCTCTCCGCCGGGGAGCGCAGGATCCTGGCTATCGCGCTCCAGACCATGGACGATCCGCAGGTCCTCCTGATCGACGAGCCGACCCGCGGGCTCGATGCCGAGGCACGCACGGCGGTCGCGGCGGCGCTGCGGGCCGCGGCGGACGACGGCGCGGCGGTCCTGATCGCCACCCACGACCTCGATTTTGCCAACGGCCTCGGCGCCCGGATCCTCCCGATGCGCGACGGCGTCGCCCCATCATCCGTGGCAGAAACCGCCCCGGCATGTGCCGTCACGGCACAAAGCAACACAGCACAAAGCGTCACCACACAACACATCGCCGCACCGCGCATCGCAGCACCGCGGCTCATCGACCTTCCGCCAGACAACCCGGATGCGGCGACAAAAGCCCGCCACATCCGGATGCCGCGGGGCGTGGAGGTCGCGGTCCTCGCAGCCGCGAATCTTCTTGCCCTGGCAGCGTTCTGTTGGCCGTTGCTCGCCGCAGCCCTCCCGGAGGATGCCGCCGCTGCCCTCCCGTACGCGGCGCTGGCCATCGCGCCGCTCGCCGCCGTCGCCGTCGTGGTGTCGCTCGACGGCTCGGTCCGCTCCGCGCACACGGTGGCGTTGCTCGGCGTGCTGGCCGCCATTGGCTCGGCGGTGCGGGTGGCGAGCACCGGCGTCGGCGGCGTGGAGGCGGTCTTTATCCTGCTGATCCTGGCCGGCCGCGCCTTCGGTGCCCGTTTCGGCCTGCTCCTCGGCGCCGCCACTATCGCCGTGTCCAGCGTCATGTGGGGTGGCCTCGGGCCTTGGACGCCGTTCCAAATCTTCGCCTGCGCGTGGGTGGGCGCCGGAGCGGGCCTGCTCCCCCGCGGTGTGCGCGGCAGAGCAGAGCTATGGATGCTGTGCGGCTACGGGGCCCTGGCGTCCTACGCGTTCGGCCTGATGACGAATCTGTGGTTCTGGCCCTTCGCGGTCGGTGCAGGCACCGGCATCTCCTACGTGCCCGGCGCGCCGCTGGCCACCAATCTCAGCAGCTTCCTGCTCTACTCGCTCCTGACCTCGACGGCCGGATGGGACACGCTCCGTGCCATCACGACGATTGTCGGCATCACCCTGGTGGGGCGGGCCGTTCTCGCGGCACTCCGGCGGGTGAAGCCGGTCTCCAGCGCGGGCGGGCAGGCCGCGCTGGCCCAATCCGCCGAGGACAGGGACCGGCTACAAATCGGGGTCTGA